Proteins encoded by one window of Streptomyces sp. NBC_01477:
- a CDS encoding polyprenyl synthetase family protein → MSAPPGRSSARWRSEYAAGQTSTDADARSVDADVAGAVLRTAGAVLRERVAQAAGIDADFSRDLAERVADFTVDGGRRMRPRLLWWSMRACGGGARSADTEAALRLGVAVELIQTCALVHDDVMDGSALRRGRLAMHVCLASRPGPAPGSVLGEAFGTSAAVLVGDLALAWADDTVADTAMAAATRKRVLGVWRAMRTEMVAGQYLDVHGQATGARSAARAIRTAYLKSALYSVVRPISLGAALAGAGEDTTRALSSAGRCAGIAFQLRDDLLGVFGDPAMTGKPSGGDVREGKPTYLLAVARARARARRDQRTRSLLDAAVGRADLSEAALADVREALVATGARADVEARADRLMRQAERHLDRAGVEAEPGQRLLGLLRSVAGTCPGPGAHEDVPEAAKPGWGAPASSLRAATGGGTTP, encoded by the coding sequence GTGTCCGCGCCGCCGGGGCGGTCCTCCGCGAGGTGGCGCTCCGAGTACGCGGCGGGGCAGACCTCCACGGACGCCGACGCGCGGTCCGTGGACGCGGATGTCGCCGGAGCCGTGCTCCGTACGGCGGGTGCGGTACTCCGTGAACGAGTCGCCCAGGCGGCCGGCATCGACGCGGACTTCTCCCGCGATCTGGCGGAACGCGTCGCGGACTTCACCGTGGACGGCGGCCGGCGCATGCGGCCGCGGCTCCTGTGGTGGAGCATGCGCGCCTGCGGCGGGGGCGCGCGGAGCGCCGACACCGAAGCGGCCCTGCGCCTCGGAGTGGCCGTCGAGCTCATCCAGACCTGCGCCCTCGTCCACGACGACGTGATGGACGGGTCGGCGCTGCGCCGCGGGCGGCTGGCCATGCACGTCTGCCTCGCGAGCCGGCCGGGGCCCGCGCCCGGCTCGGTGCTGGGCGAGGCCTTCGGTACGTCCGCGGCCGTACTCGTCGGGGATCTCGCCCTCGCCTGGGCGGACGACACCGTCGCGGACACGGCCATGGCCGCCGCCACCCGCAAGCGGGTACTCGGCGTCTGGCGGGCGATGAGGACCGAGATGGTGGCCGGGCAGTACCTCGATGTGCACGGGCAGGCCACCGGCGCGCGCTCCGCCGCCCGCGCCATCCGCACCGCGTACCTCAAGAGCGCCCTGTACTCGGTCGTGCGCCCGATCTCGCTGGGTGCCGCTCTCGCCGGCGCGGGCGAGGACACCACGCGGGCGCTGTCCTCGGCCGGCCGCTGCGCGGGAATCGCCTTCCAGCTCCGCGACGACCTGCTCGGGGTCTTCGGGGACCCCGCCATGACGGGCAAGCCGTCGGGAGGGGACGTCCGGGAGGGCAAACCGACCTATCTGCTCGCCGTGGCGCGTGCCCGCGCGCGGGCACGGCGGGACCAGCGGACCCGGTCCCTGCTCGACGCCGCGGTGGGCCGCGCCGATCTGTCGGAAGCCGCCCTGGCCGACGTGCGCGAAGCGCTCGTGGCCACCGGGGCGCGCGCCGACGTCGAGGCCCGGGCCGACCGGCTCATGCGGCAGGCCGAGCGGCACCTCGACCGGGCCGGCGTGGAAGCAGAACCCGGACAGCGCCTGCTCGGGCTGCTGCGCAGCGTCGCCGGAACGTGTCCCGGCCCGGGGGCGCACGAGGACGTTCCCGAAGCAGCGAAGCCCGGTTGGGGCGCCCCGGCGTCCTCGCTCAGGGCCGCGACCGGAGGAGGGACCACCCCGTGA
- a CDS encoding phytoene desaturase → MRTVKGPVDHVVVVGAGLAGLSATLHLLGAGRRVTVVERDPLPGGRAGLLERGGYRMDTGPTVLTMPDLVEEAFAAVGHSLSGRLELLPLHPAYRARYADGSHLDVHTGAAAMEAEIERFGGAREAAGYRRLRVWLTRLHAVQMRRFIDANFDSPLQLLHPDLARLAALGGFARLDARIGRFITDERLRRVFTFQALYAGVPPSRALAAYAVIAYMDTIAGVYFPRGGMHALPRAMAASAAEAGADFRYGHTVTRLERAGDRITAVVTDQGRFPCDAVVLTPDLPVSYRLLGRAPLRPLALRHSPSAVVLHAGTDRTWPGLAHHTISFGAAWQQTFHELTHGSLMSDPSLLITRPTATDEGLAPAGKHLHYVLAPCPNTDVGPDTREWRQLAPEYRDRVLSTLEQRGMAGLGSAIEQECLVTPADWAAQGHAAGTPFSAAHTFPQTGPFRPRNLVRGTENAVLAGCGTTPGVGVPTVLISGKLAAARITGPRAVRTSPWAVPRAAGVAAPEAAEGALA, encoded by the coding sequence GTGAGGACCGTGAAGGGACCAGTCGACCATGTGGTGGTCGTCGGCGCAGGGCTCGCGGGCCTGTCCGCCACCCTCCACCTGCTCGGCGCCGGCCGGCGGGTCACGGTGGTGGAACGCGATCCGCTGCCCGGCGGCCGGGCCGGGCTGCTGGAGCGCGGCGGCTACCGCATGGACACAGGACCGACGGTGCTGACCATGCCGGACCTGGTCGAGGAGGCCTTCGCCGCGGTCGGCCACAGCCTGTCCGGCCGGCTGGAGCTGCTCCCCCTGCATCCCGCGTACCGGGCCAGGTACGCCGACGGATCGCACCTGGACGTGCACACCGGCGCCGCGGCGATGGAAGCCGAGATCGAGCGGTTCGGGGGCGCCCGGGAGGCCGCCGGCTACCGACGGCTGCGGGTCTGGCTGACACGCCTCCACGCGGTGCAGATGCGCCGCTTCATCGACGCCAACTTCGACTCCCCCCTCCAGCTGCTCCACCCCGACCTCGCCCGGCTCGCCGCCCTCGGCGGATTCGCCCGGCTCGACGCACGCATCGGGCGCTTCATCACGGACGAGCGGCTGCGCAGGGTCTTCACCTTCCAGGCGTTGTACGCCGGAGTGCCGCCGTCGCGCGCCCTCGCCGCGTACGCGGTCATCGCCTACATGGACACCATCGCCGGGGTCTATTTCCCCCGGGGCGGCATGCACGCCCTGCCGCGCGCGATGGCCGCCTCGGCCGCCGAGGCGGGAGCCGACTTCCGGTACGGACACACCGTCACCCGGCTCGAACGCGCCGGGGACCGGATCACCGCCGTCGTCACCGATCAGGGGCGCTTCCCCTGCGACGCCGTGGTCCTGACACCGGATCTGCCCGTCAGCTACCGGCTGCTCGGCCGGGCTCCGCTGCGCCCGCTCGCGCTGCGGCACTCGCCCTCCGCGGTGGTCCTGCACGCCGGGACCGACCGCACCTGGCCCGGTCTCGCCCACCACACCATCTCGTTCGGCGCGGCCTGGCAGCAGACCTTCCACGAGCTGACCCACGGATCGCTGATGTCCGACCCCTCGCTGCTGATCACCCGGCCGACCGCGACCGACGAGGGCCTTGCGCCCGCGGGAAAGCACCTCCACTACGTCCTGGCGCCCTGTCCGAACACCGACGTCGGACCGGACACCCGGGAGTGGCGGCAGCTGGCGCCGGAGTACCGCGACCGCGTCCTCAGCACGCTGGAACAGCGCGGGATGGCCGGACTCGGCTCGGCGATCGAGCAGGAGTGCCTGGTCACCCCGGCCGACTGGGCCGCCCAGGGGCACGCGGCGGGCACGCCCTTCTCCGCCGCCCACACCTTCCCCCAGACCGGGCCCTTCCGGCCGCGCAATCTCGTGCGCGGCACGGAGAACGCCGTGCTCGCCGGCTGCGGCACCACCCCCGGCGTGGGGGTGCCGACCGTTCTCATCTCCGGGAAGCTGGCCGCCGCGCGGATCACCGGCCCCCGCGCCGTGCGTACGTCCCCGTGGGCCGTGCCGCGGGCCGCCGGGGTGGCGGCGCCGGAAGCAGCGGAAGGCGCTCTGGCATGA
- a CDS encoding phytoene/squalene synthase family protein, whose product MTARELDAAGVHEPALRAAYSECRRLNARHGKTYFLATRLLPVERRPAVHALYGFARWADDIVDDLHSGATAEERATALGRLQERLDDGLRRGACREPVIRALAHTAAVYGIDHRHFTDFMASMRSDLTVTGYASYEELGRYMHGSAAVIGLQILPVLGTVGPRGDAEPYAAALGVAFQLSNFLRDVGEDLDRGRLYLPADLLAAHGVDRERLLWSRATGRPDARITRALRAAAAHNRGVYRAALPGIALLAPVSRPCIRTAFVLYSGILDAIEDDGYRVLHRRAVVPRTRRAAVALDGLVRVLAARVQDRAGASPVRTRPARAARTSAAPSAALAPAAREEMA is encoded by the coding sequence ATGACCGCCCGCGAACTCGACGCGGCAGGCGTCCACGAGCCCGCCCTGCGCGCCGCGTACAGCGAGTGCCGCCGGCTCAACGCACGGCACGGCAAGACGTACTTCCTCGCGACCCGGCTGCTGCCGGTCGAGCGCCGCCCGGCGGTCCACGCCCTGTACGGCTTCGCCCGGTGGGCCGACGACATCGTGGACGATCTGCACAGCGGCGCCACCGCGGAGGAACGCGCCACCGCCCTCGGCCGTCTCCAGGAACGCCTCGACGACGGGCTGCGCCGCGGCGCCTGCCGGGAACCGGTGATCCGCGCGCTCGCCCACACCGCCGCCGTCTACGGCATCGACCACCGGCACTTCACGGACTTCATGGCCTCGATGCGCAGCGACCTGACGGTCACCGGCTACGCCTCGTACGAGGAACTGGGCCGTTACATGCACGGGTCGGCCGCCGTCATCGGGCTCCAGATACTGCCCGTCCTGGGCACCGTCGGGCCGCGCGGCGACGCCGAGCCCTACGCGGCGGCCCTCGGCGTCGCCTTCCAGCTCTCCAACTTCCTCAGGGACGTGGGTGAGGACCTCGACCGCGGCCGGCTCTACCTGCCGGCCGATCTGCTGGCCGCGCACGGGGTGGACAGGGAACGCCTCCTGTGGAGCAGGGCCACCGGCCGGCCCGACGCCCGCATCACCCGTGCGCTGCGGGCCGCCGCGGCCCACAACCGGGGCGTCTACCGCGCCGCGCTGCCGGGGATCGCGCTGCTCGCGCCCGTCTCGCGCCCCTGCATCCGCACCGCGTTCGTGCTCTACAGCGGCATCCTCGACGCCATCGAGGACGACGGCTACCGCGTCCTGCACCGGCGGGCCGTCGTCCCCCGCACCCGCCGCGCCGCGGTGGCGCTCGACGGACTGGTCCGCGTCCTCGCGGCCCGCGTCCAGGACCGCGCCGGCGCGAGCCCCGTCCGCACCCGGCCGGCCCGCGCCGCCAGGACGTCCGCGGCGCCCTCCGCGGCGCTCGCCCCGGCGGCGCGGGAGGAGATGGCATGA
- a CDS encoding DUF5914 domain-containing protein has product MTGDDRAGRGRVPLRLRGAPVPWERQRPTWRDAKPGIIAGALERALARPSGNWYVLGASRALTAGRPIGRTVAGNEVVAWRDAAGRLRAGPGACPHLGAPLRDGRVRCGTLVCHWHGLALDGGPVAGWEPLPAHDDGVLAWVRLDRAGGEAPLERPVVPPRPRVRDAVDAVYEGVGVCEPEDVVANRLDPWHGAWLHPYSFVDLTVSGTPSGGGGGGGGGGADGFAVEVSFKLAGRIVVPVRALFTAPEPRTVVMHITEGEGRGSVVESHATPLGPGRDGRPRTAVTEAVLAASGRRGFAVARAAAPLLRPLMRASAGRLWRDDLAYAERRWELRSSGRFPG; this is encoded by the coding sequence ATGACCGGCGACGACCGCGCCGGCCGGGGCCGCGTCCCGCTGCGGCTGCGCGGCGCCCCCGTGCCGTGGGAGCGCCAGCGACCCACCTGGCGCGACGCGAAGCCCGGGATCATCGCCGGCGCCCTGGAACGCGCCCTGGCCCGCCCGTCGGGCAACTGGTACGTCCTCGGCGCCTCCCGCGCCCTCACCGCAGGCCGGCCGATCGGCCGTACCGTGGCCGGCAACGAGGTGGTGGCTTGGCGCGATGCCGCCGGCCGCCTGCGTGCGGGGCCCGGCGCCTGCCCGCACCTGGGGGCACCGCTGCGCGACGGCCGCGTCCGGTGCGGCACCCTCGTCTGCCACTGGCACGGGCTGGCCCTGGACGGCGGACCGGTCGCCGGGTGGGAGCCGCTTCCCGCTCATGACGACGGGGTCCTGGCCTGGGTGCGCCTGGACCGGGCCGGCGGCGAGGCTCCGCTGGAGCGCCCCGTCGTGCCGCCGCGCCCCCGCGTGCGGGACGCGGTCGACGCGGTTTACGAGGGCGTCGGTGTGTGCGAGCCGGAGGACGTCGTGGCCAACCGGCTCGACCCGTGGCACGGCGCGTGGTTGCACCCGTACTCCTTCGTCGACCTGACGGTGTCCGGCACGCCGTCAGGCGGTGGCGGTGGCGGTGGCGGTGGCGGTGCGGACGGTTTCGCCGTCGAGGTGTCCTTCAAGCTCGCGGGCCGGATCGTGGTGCCGGTGCGGGCGCTGTTCACCGCGCCCGAGCCCCGGACGGTCGTCATGCACATCACCGAGGGCGAGGGCCGGGGGTCCGTCGTCGAGTCGCACGCCACACCGCTCGGGCCCGGCCGCGACGGCAGACCGAGGACCGCCGTGACGGAGGCGGTCCTGGCCGCCTCCGGCCGGCGCGGATTCGCGGTGGCCCGCGCCGCGGCGCCCCTGCTGCGCCCGCTGATGCGGGCGTCCGCCGGACGGCTGTGGCGTGACGACCTCGCGTACGCGGAGCGCCGCTGGGAACTGCGCAGCAGCGGCCGTTTCCCGGGCTGA
- a CDS encoding FAD-dependent oxidoreductase, protein MRYGKAAAGGRRGRDRRAAVIAAPAGRDRFPGQAPAVAVVGGGIAGLAAATLLAERGAHVTLHEREESLGGRLAGWPTKLADGTTATMSRGFHAFFRQYYNLRGLLRRVDPGLDALTKLPDYPLRHSAGLCDSFARVPRTPPLSGLGFVALSPTFGWRDLIRMNPRAALPLLDVRVPEVYDRLDAVAADDFLTRIRFPEAARHLAFEVFSRSFFADPHELSAAELALMFHIYFLGSSEGLLFDVPGEPFPQALWDPLGRYLEGHGVRVRTGSAVERVTPVPGGGLDVTAGGRTARHDALVLALDTGGLRGVVAASPELGDADWRSRVAALRTAPPFLVSRLWLDRPVAAGRPGFLGTSGYGPLDNISVLDRWEGQAAGWARRNRGAVVELHAYAVPPGADRDAVQSAALGQLHRVYPETHDARIMDARHEWRADCPLFPVGGYRHRPTVRTPHPSVMVAGDLVRTELPVALMERAATSGFLAANALLTGWGVRGQTLWTVPPAGRSATLRGLAALGSDPA, encoded by the coding sequence ATGAGGTACGGCAAAGCGGCGGCGGGCGGCCGGCGGGGCCGCGACCGGCGGGCGGCAGTGATCGCGGCGCCCGCGGGCCGGGACCGCTTCCCCGGTCAGGCGCCCGCCGTCGCCGTGGTCGGCGGCGGGATCGCGGGCCTGGCCGCGGCGACGCTGCTGGCCGAACGCGGCGCGCACGTCACGCTGCACGAACGCGAGGAGAGCCTCGGCGGGCGGCTCGCGGGCTGGCCGACGAAGCTCGCCGACGGCACGACGGCCACCATGAGCCGCGGCTTCCACGCCTTCTTCCGGCAGTACTACAACCTGCGCGGTCTGCTGCGCCGGGTGGATCCCGGACTCGACGCGCTGACCAAGCTGCCCGACTACCCGCTGCGGCACAGCGCGGGACTGTGCGACAGCTTCGCCCGGGTGCCGCGCACCCCGCCCCTGTCCGGCCTCGGGTTCGTCGCGCTCAGCCCCACGTTCGGCTGGCGCGACCTGATCCGGATGAACCCGCGCGCCGCGCTGCCGCTGCTCGACGTGCGCGTGCCGGAGGTGTACGACCGGCTCGACGCGGTGGCGGCGGACGACTTCCTCACCCGTATCCGGTTCCCCGAGGCCGCCCGCCACCTCGCCTTCGAGGTGTTCTCCCGGAGCTTCTTCGCCGACCCCCACGAGCTGTCGGCGGCCGAACTGGCGCTGATGTTCCACATCTACTTCCTGGGCTCCAGCGAGGGCCTGCTCTTCGACGTGCCGGGAGAGCCGTTCCCGCAGGCGCTCTGGGATCCGCTGGGCCGCTATCTGGAGGGCCACGGGGTACGGGTGCGCACCGGCTCGGCGGTGGAGCGCGTGACGCCGGTGCCCGGCGGCGGACTCGACGTCACCGCCGGCGGGCGGACCGCGCGTCACGACGCGCTCGTCCTGGCGCTGGACACCGGCGGACTGCGCGGCGTGGTGGCAGCCTCACCCGAACTGGGCGACGCGGACTGGCGCTCCCGTGTGGCCGCCCTCAGGACCGCACCGCCGTTCCTGGTGTCGCGCCTGTGGCTGGACCGGCCGGTGGCGGCGGGCCGCCCCGGGTTCCTCGGCACCAGCGGCTACGGCCCGCTGGACAACATCAGCGTGCTGGACCGCTGGGAGGGCCAGGCCGCCGGCTGGGCGCGGCGCAACCGGGGCGCGGTGGTCGAACTGCACGCCTACGCGGTCCCGCCCGGCGCGGACCGCGACGCGGTGCAGTCGGCCGCGCTCGGGCAGCTGCACCGGGTCTACCCGGAGACGCACGACGCGCGGATCATGGACGCCCGGCACGAATGGCGGGCGGACTGCCCGCTCTTCCCGGTCGGCGGCTACCGGCACCGGCCGACGGTGCGTACGCCCCACCCCTCGGTCATGGTGGCGGGCGACCTGGTCCGTACCGAACTGCCGGTGGCCCTGATGGAGCGGGCCGCGACGAGCGGATTCCTGGCCGCCAACGCCCTGCTGACGGGCTGGGGGGTACGGGGCCAGACGCTGTGGACGGTGCCGCCCGCCGGGCGCTCGGCGACGCTGCGCGGGCTGGCCGCGCTGGGCTCCGACCCGGCATAA
- a CDS encoding class I SAM-dependent methyltransferase: protein MTLLRDHDLSAAFDHGSLAYDRLVAVNPGYHRDLRRSARRLGLADGGRGLRLLDLGCGTGASTAALLAAAPHAEIVAVDASAGMLERAAAKRWPTGVTFVHAPVEAMEGPSAHGRFDAALAAYLFRNVRDPDRVLGAVRELLRPGGRLAVHEYALGDGRVPRAVWSAVCGAVVVPAGLLAGDAALYRHLRRSVLEFDTAAGFATRLRRAGFRAVRALPQPGWRTGITHTFVARAPGAAGERA from the coding sequence ATGACGCTGCTGCGCGACCACGACCTGTCCGCCGCCTTCGACCACGGTTCGCTCGCCTACGACCGGCTGGTGGCCGTCAACCCCGGCTACCACCGCGATCTGCGGCGCTCGGCCCGCAGGCTCGGGCTGGCCGACGGCGGTCGCGGGCTGCGCCTGCTCGACCTCGGCTGCGGCACGGGAGCTTCGACGGCCGCGCTCCTGGCCGCCGCCCCGCACGCGGAGATCGTCGCCGTGGACGCCTCGGCCGGCATGCTGGAACGCGCCGCGGCCAAGCGCTGGCCGACAGGTGTGACCTTCGTGCACGCGCCGGTCGAAGCGATGGAAGGGCCGTCGGCGCACGGCCGTTTCGACGCCGCTCTCGCCGCGTACCTCTTCCGCAACGTGCGCGATCCCGACCGGGTGCTCGGCGCCGTCCGTGAGCTGCTCCGGCCGGGCGGGCGGCTCGCCGTCCACGAGTACGCGCTCGGCGACGGCCGCGTGCCCCGTGCCGTGTGGTCGGCGGTCTGCGGCGCCGTCGTCGTACCGGCCGGGCTGCTGGCCGGCGACGCGGCGCTCTACCGCCATCTGCGCCGCAGCGTGCTGGAGTTCGACACGGCCGCGGGCTTCGCGACCCGGCTGCGGCGGGCCGGGTTCCGCGCGGTGCGGGCGCTGCCGCAGCCCGGCTGGCGGACCGGCATCACGCACACCTTCGTCGCCCGGGCGCCGGGCGCGGCGGGGGAGCGGGCATGA
- a CDS encoding lycopene cyclase family protein, which produces MPRSEVVIVGAGAAGLSLAYRLCGPADGAPVRVVLVDAPPGPLRPPPRTWCFWEPPGGEYDDVLSASWQRLRVRGRDGTETVTRPAPLRYKMLRSDAFESLVERRLAACPGFRRVTATVTEVGDAPDGGRVVARGERGDRVVLHARYVFDSRPPRRLPAARTTLLQHFTGWFVETERPVFDPATADLMDFRTPQPAHGLSFGYVLPLGPRTALVEYTEFSRAVLDTAGYARALRHYTGPVLGIGAHRVTSVERGVIPMTDGRFPGRAGRSVFRVGTAGGATRPSTGYTFAAVQRQSSAIAAQVRGGGRFRLPPPYGAWPRAMDAVMLRALDTGRVDGADFFAGLFRAVPGTRLLRFLDGTTHRYEDVLVGLRTPVAPMLRTLLELPFVARRETPAAAGWGARPSGAAACPEQERSAP; this is translated from the coding sequence GTGCCTCGTTCCGAGGTCGTCATCGTGGGCGCCGGTGCGGCCGGGCTGAGCCTCGCGTACCGGCTGTGCGGCCCGGCGGACGGCGCCCCGGTACGGGTCGTCCTGGTCGACGCTCCTCCCGGCCCGCTGCGCCCGCCACCGCGCACCTGGTGCTTCTGGGAGCCCCCGGGCGGCGAGTACGACGACGTGCTGTCCGCGTCCTGGCAGCGGCTGCGCGTACGGGGCAGGGACGGGACGGAGACGGTCACCCGGCCCGCCCCGCTGCGCTACAAGATGCTCAGGTCGGACGCCTTCGAGTCGCTGGTCGAGCGGCGCCTCGCCGCCTGCCCCGGATTCCGCCGGGTGACGGCGACCGTGACCGAGGTCGGCGACGCGCCGGACGGCGGCCGGGTCGTGGCGCGCGGCGAGCGGGGCGACCGGGTCGTGCTGCACGCGCGGTACGTCTTCGACTCGCGGCCGCCGCGCCGCCTGCCGGCGGCGCGCACCACGCTGTTGCAGCACTTCACGGGCTGGTTCGTGGAGACCGAGCGGCCCGTCTTCGATCCGGCGACGGCGGATCTGATGGACTTCCGCACCCCGCAGCCGGCGCACGGGCTGTCGTTCGGCTACGTACTGCCGCTGGGGCCGCGTACGGCACTGGTGGAGTACACCGAATTCTCCCGCGCGGTCCTGGACACCGCGGGCTACGCACGCGCGCTGCGCCACTACACAGGGCCGGTGCTGGGCATCGGCGCGCACCGGGTCACGTCGGTCGAACGGGGAGTCATCCCGATGACCGACGGCCGCTTCCCCGGCCGGGCCGGCCGCTCGGTCTTCCGGGTCGGGACGGCAGGCGGGGCCACCCGGCCGTCCACCGGCTACACGTTCGCGGCCGTGCAGCGGCAGAGCAGCGCCATCGCCGCACAGGTCCGCGGCGGCGGGCGGTTCCGGCTGCCGCCGCCCTACGGGGCATGGCCCCGCGCCATGGACGCCGTCATGCTGCGGGCGCTGGACACCGGCCGCGTGGACGGCGCGGACTTCTTCGCCGGCCTCTTCCGCGCCGTCCCGGGGACCCGACTGCTGCGCTTCCTGGACGGCACGACCCACCGGTACGAGGACGTCCTCGTCGGGCTGCGCACACCGGTGGCCCCGATGCTCAGGACGCTCCTGGAACTCCCCTTCGTAGCCCGGCGTGAGACGCCGGCCGCCGCGGGGTGGGGCGCCCGGCCCTCCGGCGCCGCCGCATGTCCAGAACAGGAAAGGAGTGCCCCATGA